Within the Leptolyngbya sp. CCY15150 genome, the region AGAGACTTTGCCCAAGCTCGAAAACTAATAGGCGAAGCAATGAAGCAAGCTCCTGAGCGTCCAGAGTATTTAACGTTGCTGGGTCTGATTGCTGAATGTGAAAGCGATCGCTTAGAAGCCCTCAAATTCTATCGTGCTGCCCTTGGTCTCGATCCCACATATCAACTCGCCGAAGATAACTTACATCGGGCAACGACCAATCTAAAATCTCGTCCCTGTTTTGACGATCCCCTTCCGCTAAAGCATTCGAACGTTCCAACATCTCCATGTTCAGATACCTAAAAAACCACCACACGGAGAATCCACTGATGAATAAATTTATCCTGCCTTCCCTCGATGAAATGTGCAATGACTGCCTCATTCGTCTGCAGCAACGCCGCTCTCGAATTGCCTTAGGGATATTTTTGGTTTTGTTCTTAAACGTAGCGATCGCTCCCGCCCTCTATGCCGCTACCGATAGTCTCAGTCGAGGCAATGCATACG harbors:
- a CDS encoding potassium-transporting ATPase subunit F; this translates as MNKFILPSLDEMCNDCLIRLQQRRSRIALGIFLVLFLNVAIAPALYAATDSLSRGNAYALGLLGLVVIGLAAYLTAVILKPEKF